From a single Sus scrofa isolate TJ Tabasco breed Duroc chromosome 13, Sscrofa11.1, whole genome shotgun sequence genomic region:
- the NR1I2 gene encoding nuclear receptor subfamily 1 group I member 2 isoform X4 yields the protein MQCNETDSTSGNSTTNADEEDEGPQICRVCGDKATGYHFNVMTCEGCKGFFRRAIKRNARPRCLFRKGACEITRKTRRQCQACRLRKCLESGMRKESEQHTTWTGVGSRAAILVIMSDAAVEQRRALIRRKKREQIGAQPPGAKGLTEEQRTMISELMNAQMKTFDTTFTHFKNFRLPEVLSSSLEIPECLQTPSSREEAAKWSKLREDLCSVKLSLQLRGEDGSVWNYKPPADNSGKEIFSLLPHIADMSTYMFKGIINFAKVISYFSLCPPTGGFQQLLLQPMLKFHYMLKKLQLHKEEYVLMQAISLFSPDRPGVVQRQVVDQLQERFAITLKAYIECNRPQPAHRFLFLKIMAMLTELRSINAQHTQRLLRIQDIHPFATPLMQELFSITES from the exons ATGCAATGCAATGAAACAGACTCCACTTCTGGAAATTCCACCACCAATgcagatgaggaagatgagggTCCCCAGATCTGCCGTGTATGTGGGGACAAGGCCACTGGTTATCATTTCAATGTTATGACATGTGAAGGATGCAAGGGCTTTTTCAG GAGGGCCATCAAACGCAATGCCCGGCCCCGGTGCCTCTTCCGGAAGGGCGCCTGCGAGATCACCCGGAAGACTCGGCGGCAGTGCCAGGCCTGCCGCCTCCGCAAGTGTCTGGAAAGCGGCATGAGGAAGGAAAGTGAGCAGCATACGACATGGACAGGCGTGGGCTCCAGAGCCGCAATActgg TGATCATGTCAGATGCAGCTGTGGAGCAGAGGCGGGCCTTGATCAGGAGGAAGAAACGAGAACAGATCGGGGCTCAGCCCCCAGGAGCCAAGGGTCTCACTGAAGAGCAGCGGACAATGATCAGTGAGCTGATGAACGCTCAGATGAAAACCTTTGACACCACCTTCACACATTTCAAGAATTTTCGG TTACCAGAGGTGCTTAGCAGTAGCCTCGAGATTCCAGAGTGTCTGCAGACTCCGTCGTCAAGGGAAGAAGCTGCCAAGTGGAGCAAGCTCAGGGAAGATCTGTGCTCAGTGAAACTCTCTCTGCAGCTAAGGGGGGAAGATGGTAGCGTCTGGAACTACAAACCCCCAGCAGACAACAGTGGGAAAGAGATCTTTTCCCTGCTGCCCCACATAGCTGACATGTCAACCTACATGTTCAAAGGCATTATCAACTTTGCCAAAGTCATCTCCTACTTCAG CCTATGCCCACCCACAGGTGGCTTCCAGCAGCTTCTCCTGCAGCCCATGCTGAAATTCCACTACATGCTgaagaagctgcagctgcataAGGAGGAGTATGTGCTGATGCAGGCcatctcccttttctctccag ACCGCCCGGGTGTGGTGCAACGCCAAGTGGTGGACCAGCTGCAGGAGAGGTTTGCCATTACCCTGAAGGCCTACATCGAGTGCAACCGGCCCCAGCCTGCCCACCG ATTCCTGTTCCTGAAGATCATGGCTATGCTCACTGAGCTCCGCAGCATCAACGCCCAACACACCCAGCGGCTGCTGCGAATCCAGGACATACACCCCTTCGCCACCCCACTCATGCAGGAGTTATTCAGCATCACAGAAAGCTGA
- the NR1I2 gene encoding nuclear receptor subfamily 1 group I member 2 isoform X5 has protein sequence MQCNETDSTSGNSTTNADEEDEGPQICRVCGDKATGYHFNVMTCEGCKGFFRRAIKRNARPRCLFRKGACEITRKTRRQCQACRLRKCLESGMRKEMIMSDAAVEQRRALIRRKKREQIGAQPPGAKGLTEEQRTMISELMNAQMKTFDTTFTHFKNFRLPEVLSSSLEIPECLQTPSSREEAAKWSKLREDLCSVKLSLQLRGEDGSVWNYKPPADNSGKEIFSLLPHIADMSTYMFKGIINFAKVISYFSLCPPTGGFQQLLLQPMLKFHYMLKKLQLHKEEYVLMQAISLFSPDRPGVVQRQVVDQLQERFAITLKAYIECNRPQPAHRFLFLKIMAMLTELRSINAQHTQRLLRIQDIHPFATPLMQELFSITES, from the exons ATGCAATGCAATGAAACAGACTCCACTTCTGGAAATTCCACCACCAATgcagatgaggaagatgagggTCCCCAGATCTGCCGTGTATGTGGGGACAAGGCCACTGGTTATCATTTCAATGTTATGACATGTGAAGGATGCAAGGGCTTTTTCAG GAGGGCCATCAAACGCAATGCCCGGCCCCGGTGCCTCTTCCGGAAGGGCGCCTGCGAGATCACCCGGAAGACTCGGCGGCAGTGCCAGGCCTGCCGCCTCCGCAAGTGTCTGGAAAGCGGCATGAGGAAGGAAA TGATCATGTCAGATGCAGCTGTGGAGCAGAGGCGGGCCTTGATCAGGAGGAAGAAACGAGAACAGATCGGGGCTCAGCCCCCAGGAGCCAAGGGTCTCACTGAAGAGCAGCGGACAATGATCAGTGAGCTGATGAACGCTCAGATGAAAACCTTTGACACCACCTTCACACATTTCAAGAATTTTCGG TTACCAGAGGTGCTTAGCAGTAGCCTCGAGATTCCAGAGTGTCTGCAGACTCCGTCGTCAAGGGAAGAAGCTGCCAAGTGGAGCAAGCTCAGGGAAGATCTGTGCTCAGTGAAACTCTCTCTGCAGCTAAGGGGGGAAGATGGTAGCGTCTGGAACTACAAACCCCCAGCAGACAACAGTGGGAAAGAGATCTTTTCCCTGCTGCCCCACATAGCTGACATGTCAACCTACATGTTCAAAGGCATTATCAACTTTGCCAAAGTCATCTCCTACTTCAG CCTATGCCCACCCACAGGTGGCTTCCAGCAGCTTCTCCTGCAGCCCATGCTGAAATTCCACTACATGCTgaagaagctgcagctgcataAGGAGGAGTATGTGCTGATGCAGGCcatctcccttttctctccag ACCGCCCGGGTGTGGTGCAACGCCAAGTGGTGGACCAGCTGCAGGAGAGGTTTGCCATTACCCTGAAGGCCTACATCGAGTGCAACCGGCCCCAGCCTGCCCACCG ATTCCTGTTCCTGAAGATCATGGCTATGCTCACTGAGCTCCGCAGCATCAACGCCCAACACACCCAGCGGCTGCTGCGAATCCAGGACATACACCCCTTCGCCACCCCACTCATGCAGGAGTTATTCAGCATCACAGAAAGCTGA
- the NR1I2 gene encoding nuclear receptor subfamily 1 group I member 2 (The RefSeq protein has 1 substitution compared to this genomic sequence), with protein MQCNETDSTSGNSTTNADEEDEGPQICRVCGDKATGYHFNVMTCEGCKGFFRRAIKRNARPRCLFRKGACEITRKTRRQCQACRLRKCLESGMRKEMIMSDAAVEQRRALIRRKKREQIGAQPPGAKGLTEEQRTMISELMNVQMKTFDTTFTHFKNFRLPEVLSSSLEIPECLQTPSSREEAAKWSKLREDLCSVKLSLQLRGEDGSVWNYKPPADNSGKEIFSLLPHIADMSTYMFKGIINFAKVISYFRDLPIEDQISLLKGATFELCQLRFNTVFNAETGTWECGRLSYSLEDPSGGFQQLLLQPMLKFHYMLKKLQLHKEEYVLMQAISLFSPDRPGVVQRQVVDQLQERFAITLKAYIECNRPQPAHRFLFLKIMAMLTELRSINAQHTQRLLRIQDIHPFATPLMQELFSITES; from the exons ATGCAATGCAATGAAACAGACTCCACTTCTGGAAATTCCACCACCAATgcagatgaggaagatgagggTCCCCAGATCTGCCGTGTATGTGGGGACAAGGCCACTGGTTATCATTTCAATGTTATGACATGTGAAGGATGCAAGGGCTTTTTCAG GAGGGCCATCAAACGCAATGCCCGGCCCCGGTGCCTCTTCCGGAAGGGCGCCTGCGAGATCACCCGGAAGACTCGGCGGCAGTGCCAGGCCTGCCGCCTCCGCAAGTGTCTGGAAAGCGGCATGAGGAAGGAAA TGATCATGTCAGATGCAGCTGTGGAGCAGAGGCGGGCCTTGATCAGGAGGAAGAAACGAGAACAGATCGGGGCTCAGCCCCCAGGAGCCAAGGGTCTCACTGAAGAGCAGCGGACAATGATCAGTGAGCTGATGAACGCTCAGATGAAAACCTTTGACACCACCTTCACACATTTCAAGAATTTTCGG TTACCAGAGGTGCTTAGCAGTAGCCTCGAGATTCCAGAGTGTCTGCAGACTCCGTCGTCAAGGGAAGAAGCTGCCAAGTGGAGCAAGCTCAGGGAAGATCTGTGCTCAGTGAAACTCTCTCTGCAGCTAAGGGGGGAAGATGGTAGCGTCTGGAACTACAAACCCCCAGCAGACAACAGTGGGAAAGAGATCTTTTCCCTGCTGCCCCACATAGCTGACATGTCAACCTACATGTTCAAAGGCATTATCAACTTTGCCAAAGTCATCTCCTACTTCAG GGACTTGCCCATTGAGGACCAGATCTCTCTGCTGAAGGGGGCCACCTTTGAGCTGTGCCAGCTGAGATTCAACACGGTGTTCAACGCAGAGACGGGGACCTGGGAGTGTGGTCGGCTGTCCTACAGCTTGGAAGACCCCTCAG GTGGCTTCCAGCAGCTTCTCCTGCAGCCCATGCTGAAATTCCACTACATGCTgaagaagctgcagctgcataAGGAGGAGTATGTGCTGATGCAGGCcatctcccttttctctccag ACCGCCCGGGTGTGGTGCAACGCCAAGTGGTGGACCAGCTGCAGGAGAGGTTTGCCATTACCCTGAAGGCCTACATCGAGTGCAACCGGCCCCAGCCTGCCCACCG ATTCCTGTTCCTGAAGATCATGGCTATGCTCACTGAGCTCCGCAGCATCAACGCCCAACACACCCAGCGGCTGCTGCGAATCCAGGACATACACCCCTTCGCCACCCCACTCATGCAGGAGTTATTCAGCATCACAGAAAGCTGA
- the NR1I2 gene encoding nuclear receptor subfamily 1 group I member 2 isoform X2 has product MLTSCNAMKQTPLLEIPPPMQMRKMRVPRSAVRAIKRNARPRCLFRKGACEITRKTRRQCQACRLRKCLESGMRKESEQHTTWTGVGSRAAILVIMSDAAVEQRRALIRRKKREQIGAQPPGAKGLTEEQRTMISELMNAQMKTFDTTFTHFKNFRLPEVLSSSLEIPECLQTPSSREEAAKWSKLREDLCSVKLSLQLRGEDGSVWNYKPPADNSGKEIFSLLPHIADMSTYMFKGIINFAKVISYFRDLPIEDQISLLKGATFELCQLRFNTVFNAETGTWECGRLSYSLEDPSGGFQQLLLQPMLKFHYMLKKLQLHKEEYVLMQAISLFSPDRPGVVQRQVVDQLQERFAITLKAYIECNRPQPAHRFLFLKIMAMLTELRSINAQHTQRLLRIQDIHPFATPLMQELFSITES; this is encoded by the exons ATGCTGACCTCATGCAATGCAATGAAACAGACTCCACTTCTGGAAATTCCACCACCAATgcagatgaggaagatgagggTCCCCAGATCTGCCGT GAGGGCCATCAAACGCAATGCCCGGCCCCGGTGCCTCTTCCGGAAGGGCGCCTGCGAGATCACCCGGAAGACTCGGCGGCAGTGCCAGGCCTGCCGCCTCCGCAAGTGTCTGGAAAGCGGCATGAGGAAGGAAAGTGAGCAGCATACGACATGGACAGGCGTGGGCTCCAGAGCCGCAATActgg TGATCATGTCAGATGCAGCTGTGGAGCAGAGGCGGGCCTTGATCAGGAGGAAGAAACGAGAACAGATCGGGGCTCAGCCCCCAGGAGCCAAGGGTCTCACTGAAGAGCAGCGGACAATGATCAGTGAGCTGATGAACGCTCAGATGAAAACCTTTGACACCACCTTCACACATTTCAAGAATTTTCGG TTACCAGAGGTGCTTAGCAGTAGCCTCGAGATTCCAGAGTGTCTGCAGACTCCGTCGTCAAGGGAAGAAGCTGCCAAGTGGAGCAAGCTCAGGGAAGATCTGTGCTCAGTGAAACTCTCTCTGCAGCTAAGGGGGGAAGATGGTAGCGTCTGGAACTACAAACCCCCAGCAGACAACAGTGGGAAAGAGATCTTTTCCCTGCTGCCCCACATAGCTGACATGTCAACCTACATGTTCAAAGGCATTATCAACTTTGCCAAAGTCATCTCCTACTTCAG GGACTTGCCCATTGAGGACCAGATCTCTCTGCTGAAGGGGGCCACCTTTGAGCTGTGCCAGCTGAGATTCAACACGGTGTTCAACGCAGAGACGGGGACCTGGGAGTGTGGTCGGCTGTCCTACAGCTTGGAAGACCCCTCAG GTGGCTTCCAGCAGCTTCTCCTGCAGCCCATGCTGAAATTCCACTACATGCTgaagaagctgcagctgcataAGGAGGAGTATGTGCTGATGCAGGCcatctcccttttctctccag ACCGCCCGGGTGTGGTGCAACGCCAAGTGGTGGACCAGCTGCAGGAGAGGTTTGCCATTACCCTGAAGGCCTACATCGAGTGCAACCGGCCCCAGCCTGCCCACCG ATTCCTGTTCCTGAAGATCATGGCTATGCTCACTGAGCTCCGCAGCATCAACGCCCAACACACCCAGCGGCTGCTGCGAATCCAGGACATACACCCCTTCGCCACCCCACTCATGCAGGAGTTATTCAGCATCACAGAAAGCTGA
- the NR1I2 gene encoding nuclear receptor subfamily 1 group I member 2 isoform X3: protein MLTSCNAMKQTPLLEIPPPMQMRKMRVPRSAVRAIKRNARPRCLFRKGACEITRKTRRQCQACRLRKCLESGMRKEMIMSDAAVEQRRALIRRKKREQIGAQPPGAKGLTEEQRTMISELMNAQMKTFDTTFTHFKNFRLPEVLSSSLEIPECLQTPSSREEAAKWSKLREDLCSVKLSLQLRGEDGSVWNYKPPADNSGKEIFSLLPHIADMSTYMFKGIINFAKVISYFRDLPIEDQISLLKGATFELCQLRFNTVFNAETGTWECGRLSYSLEDPSGGFQQLLLQPMLKFHYMLKKLQLHKEEYVLMQAISLFSPDRPGVVQRQVVDQLQERFAITLKAYIECNRPQPAHRFLFLKIMAMLTELRSINAQHTQRLLRIQDIHPFATPLMQELFSITES, encoded by the exons ATGCTGACCTCATGCAATGCAATGAAACAGACTCCACTTCTGGAAATTCCACCACCAATgcagatgaggaagatgagggTCCCCAGATCTGCCGT GAGGGCCATCAAACGCAATGCCCGGCCCCGGTGCCTCTTCCGGAAGGGCGCCTGCGAGATCACCCGGAAGACTCGGCGGCAGTGCCAGGCCTGCCGCCTCCGCAAGTGTCTGGAAAGCGGCATGAGGAAGGAAA TGATCATGTCAGATGCAGCTGTGGAGCAGAGGCGGGCCTTGATCAGGAGGAAGAAACGAGAACAGATCGGGGCTCAGCCCCCAGGAGCCAAGGGTCTCACTGAAGAGCAGCGGACAATGATCAGTGAGCTGATGAACGCTCAGATGAAAACCTTTGACACCACCTTCACACATTTCAAGAATTTTCGG TTACCAGAGGTGCTTAGCAGTAGCCTCGAGATTCCAGAGTGTCTGCAGACTCCGTCGTCAAGGGAAGAAGCTGCCAAGTGGAGCAAGCTCAGGGAAGATCTGTGCTCAGTGAAACTCTCTCTGCAGCTAAGGGGGGAAGATGGTAGCGTCTGGAACTACAAACCCCCAGCAGACAACAGTGGGAAAGAGATCTTTTCCCTGCTGCCCCACATAGCTGACATGTCAACCTACATGTTCAAAGGCATTATCAACTTTGCCAAAGTCATCTCCTACTTCAG GGACTTGCCCATTGAGGACCAGATCTCTCTGCTGAAGGGGGCCACCTTTGAGCTGTGCCAGCTGAGATTCAACACGGTGTTCAACGCAGAGACGGGGACCTGGGAGTGTGGTCGGCTGTCCTACAGCTTGGAAGACCCCTCAG GTGGCTTCCAGCAGCTTCTCCTGCAGCCCATGCTGAAATTCCACTACATGCTgaagaagctgcagctgcataAGGAGGAGTATGTGCTGATGCAGGCcatctcccttttctctccag ACCGCCCGGGTGTGGTGCAACGCCAAGTGGTGGACCAGCTGCAGGAGAGGTTTGCCATTACCCTGAAGGCCTACATCGAGTGCAACCGGCCCCAGCCTGCCCACCG ATTCCTGTTCCTGAAGATCATGGCTATGCTCACTGAGCTCCGCAGCATCAACGCCCAACACACCCAGCGGCTGCTGCGAATCCAGGACATACACCCCTTCGCCACCCCACTCATGCAGGAGTTATTCAGCATCACAGAAAGCTGA
- the NR1I2 gene encoding nuclear receptor subfamily 1 group I member 2 isoform X1, translating into MQCNETDSTSGNSTTNADEEDEGPQICRVCGDKATGYHFNVMTCEGCKGFFRRAIKRNARPRCLFRKGACEITRKTRRQCQACRLRKCLESGMRKESEQHTTWTGVGSRAAILVIMSDAAVEQRRALIRRKKREQIGAQPPGAKGLTEEQRTMISELMNAQMKTFDTTFTHFKNFRLPEVLSSSLEIPECLQTPSSREEAAKWSKLREDLCSVKLSLQLRGEDGSVWNYKPPADNSGKEIFSLLPHIADMSTYMFKGIINFAKVISYFRDLPIEDQISLLKGATFELCQLRFNTVFNAETGTWECGRLSYSLEDPSGGFQQLLLQPMLKFHYMLKKLQLHKEEYVLMQAISLFSPDRPGVVQRQVVDQLQERFAITLKAYIECNRPQPAHRFLFLKIMAMLTELRSINAQHTQRLLRIQDIHPFATPLMQELFSITES; encoded by the exons ATGCAATGCAATGAAACAGACTCCACTTCTGGAAATTCCACCACCAATgcagatgaggaagatgagggTCCCCAGATCTGCCGTGTATGTGGGGACAAGGCCACTGGTTATCATTTCAATGTTATGACATGTGAAGGATGCAAGGGCTTTTTCAG GAGGGCCATCAAACGCAATGCCCGGCCCCGGTGCCTCTTCCGGAAGGGCGCCTGCGAGATCACCCGGAAGACTCGGCGGCAGTGCCAGGCCTGCCGCCTCCGCAAGTGTCTGGAAAGCGGCATGAGGAAGGAAAGTGAGCAGCATACGACATGGACAGGCGTGGGCTCCAGAGCCGCAATActgg TGATCATGTCAGATGCAGCTGTGGAGCAGAGGCGGGCCTTGATCAGGAGGAAGAAACGAGAACAGATCGGGGCTCAGCCCCCAGGAGCCAAGGGTCTCACTGAAGAGCAGCGGACAATGATCAGTGAGCTGATGAACGCTCAGATGAAAACCTTTGACACCACCTTCACACATTTCAAGAATTTTCGG TTACCAGAGGTGCTTAGCAGTAGCCTCGAGATTCCAGAGTGTCTGCAGACTCCGTCGTCAAGGGAAGAAGCTGCCAAGTGGAGCAAGCTCAGGGAAGATCTGTGCTCAGTGAAACTCTCTCTGCAGCTAAGGGGGGAAGATGGTAGCGTCTGGAACTACAAACCCCCAGCAGACAACAGTGGGAAAGAGATCTTTTCCCTGCTGCCCCACATAGCTGACATGTCAACCTACATGTTCAAAGGCATTATCAACTTTGCCAAAGTCATCTCCTACTTCAG GGACTTGCCCATTGAGGACCAGATCTCTCTGCTGAAGGGGGCCACCTTTGAGCTGTGCCAGCTGAGATTCAACACGGTGTTCAACGCAGAGACGGGGACCTGGGAGTGTGGTCGGCTGTCCTACAGCTTGGAAGACCCCTCAG GTGGCTTCCAGCAGCTTCTCCTGCAGCCCATGCTGAAATTCCACTACATGCTgaagaagctgcagctgcataAGGAGGAGTATGTGCTGATGCAGGCcatctcccttttctctccag ACCGCCCGGGTGTGGTGCAACGCCAAGTGGTGGACCAGCTGCAGGAGAGGTTTGCCATTACCCTGAAGGCCTACATCGAGTGCAACCGGCCCCAGCCTGCCCACCG ATTCCTGTTCCTGAAGATCATGGCTATGCTCACTGAGCTCCGCAGCATCAACGCCCAACACACCCAGCGGCTGCTGCGAATCCAGGACATACACCCCTTCGCCACCCCACTCATGCAGGAGTTATTCAGCATCACAGAAAGCTGA
- the NR1I2 gene encoding nuclear receptor subfamily 1 group I member 2 isoform X6 — translation MQCNETDSTSGNSTTNADEEDEGPQICRVCGDKATGYHFNVMTCEGCKGFFRRAIKRNARPRCLFRKGACEITRKTRRQCQACRLRKCLESGMRKESEQHTTWTGVGSRAAILVIMSDAAVEQRRALIRRKKREQIGAQPPGAKGLTEEQRTMISELMNAQMKTFDTTFTHFKNFRLPEVLSSSLEIPECLQTPSSREEAAKWSKLREDLCSVKLSLQLRGEDGSVWNYKPPADNSGKEIFSLLPHIADMSTYMFKGIINFAKVISYFRDLPIEDQISLLKGATFELCQLRFNTVFNAETGTWECGRLSYSLEDPSGGFQQLLLQPMLKFHYMLKKLQLHKEEYVLMQAISLFSPDSCS, via the exons ATGCAATGCAATGAAACAGACTCCACTTCTGGAAATTCCACCACCAATgcagatgaggaagatgagggTCCCCAGATCTGCCGTGTATGTGGGGACAAGGCCACTGGTTATCATTTCAATGTTATGACATGTGAAGGATGCAAGGGCTTTTTCAG GAGGGCCATCAAACGCAATGCCCGGCCCCGGTGCCTCTTCCGGAAGGGCGCCTGCGAGATCACCCGGAAGACTCGGCGGCAGTGCCAGGCCTGCCGCCTCCGCAAGTGTCTGGAAAGCGGCATGAGGAAGGAAAGTGAGCAGCATACGACATGGACAGGCGTGGGCTCCAGAGCCGCAATActgg TGATCATGTCAGATGCAGCTGTGGAGCAGAGGCGGGCCTTGATCAGGAGGAAGAAACGAGAACAGATCGGGGCTCAGCCCCCAGGAGCCAAGGGTCTCACTGAAGAGCAGCGGACAATGATCAGTGAGCTGATGAACGCTCAGATGAAAACCTTTGACACCACCTTCACACATTTCAAGAATTTTCGG TTACCAGAGGTGCTTAGCAGTAGCCTCGAGATTCCAGAGTGTCTGCAGACTCCGTCGTCAAGGGAAGAAGCTGCCAAGTGGAGCAAGCTCAGGGAAGATCTGTGCTCAGTGAAACTCTCTCTGCAGCTAAGGGGGGAAGATGGTAGCGTCTGGAACTACAAACCCCCAGCAGACAACAGTGGGAAAGAGATCTTTTCCCTGCTGCCCCACATAGCTGACATGTCAACCTACATGTTCAAAGGCATTATCAACTTTGCCAAAGTCATCTCCTACTTCAG GGACTTGCCCATTGAGGACCAGATCTCTCTGCTGAAGGGGGCCACCTTTGAGCTGTGCCAGCTGAGATTCAACACGGTGTTCAACGCAGAGACGGGGACCTGGGAGTGTGGTCGGCTGTCCTACAGCTTGGAAGACCCCTCAG GTGGCTTCCAGCAGCTTCTCCTGCAGCCCATGCTGAAATTCCACTACATGCTgaagaagctgcagctgcataAGGAGGAGTATGTGCTGATGCAGGCcatctcccttttctctccag ATTCCTGTTCCTGA
- the NR1I2 gene encoding nuclear receptor subfamily 1 group I member 2 isoform X7: MQCNETDSTSGNSTTNADEEDEGPQICRVCGDKATGYHFNVMTCEGCKGFFRRAIKRNARPRCLFRKGACEITRKTRRQCQACRLRKCLESGMRKEMIMSDAAVEQRRALIRRKKREQIGAQPPGAKGLTEEQRTMISELMNAQMKTFDTTFTHFKNFRLPEVLSSSLEIPECLQTPSSREEAAKWSKLREDLCSVKLSLQLRGEDGSVWNYKPPADNSGKEIFSLLPHIADMSTYMFKGIINFAKVISYFRDLPIEDQISLLKGATFELCQLRFNTVFNAETGTWECGRLSYSLEDPSGGFQQLLLQPMLKFHYMLKKLQLHKEEYVLMQAISLFSPDSCS; this comes from the exons ATGCAATGCAATGAAACAGACTCCACTTCTGGAAATTCCACCACCAATgcagatgaggaagatgagggTCCCCAGATCTGCCGTGTATGTGGGGACAAGGCCACTGGTTATCATTTCAATGTTATGACATGTGAAGGATGCAAGGGCTTTTTCAG GAGGGCCATCAAACGCAATGCCCGGCCCCGGTGCCTCTTCCGGAAGGGCGCCTGCGAGATCACCCGGAAGACTCGGCGGCAGTGCCAGGCCTGCCGCCTCCGCAAGTGTCTGGAAAGCGGCATGAGGAAGGAAA TGATCATGTCAGATGCAGCTGTGGAGCAGAGGCGGGCCTTGATCAGGAGGAAGAAACGAGAACAGATCGGGGCTCAGCCCCCAGGAGCCAAGGGTCTCACTGAAGAGCAGCGGACAATGATCAGTGAGCTGATGAACGCTCAGATGAAAACCTTTGACACCACCTTCACACATTTCAAGAATTTTCGG TTACCAGAGGTGCTTAGCAGTAGCCTCGAGATTCCAGAGTGTCTGCAGACTCCGTCGTCAAGGGAAGAAGCTGCCAAGTGGAGCAAGCTCAGGGAAGATCTGTGCTCAGTGAAACTCTCTCTGCAGCTAAGGGGGGAAGATGGTAGCGTCTGGAACTACAAACCCCCAGCAGACAACAGTGGGAAAGAGATCTTTTCCCTGCTGCCCCACATAGCTGACATGTCAACCTACATGTTCAAAGGCATTATCAACTTTGCCAAAGTCATCTCCTACTTCAG GGACTTGCCCATTGAGGACCAGATCTCTCTGCTGAAGGGGGCCACCTTTGAGCTGTGCCAGCTGAGATTCAACACGGTGTTCAACGCAGAGACGGGGACCTGGGAGTGTGGTCGGCTGTCCTACAGCTTGGAAGACCCCTCAG GTGGCTTCCAGCAGCTTCTCCTGCAGCCCATGCTGAAATTCCACTACATGCTgaagaagctgcagctgcataAGGAGGAGTATGTGCTGATGCAGGCcatctcccttttctctccag ATTCCTGTTCCTGA